A portion of the Quercus lobata isolate SW786 unplaced genomic scaffold, ValleyOak3.0 Primary Assembly Scq3eQI_1902, whole genome shotgun sequence genome contains these proteins:
- the LOC115972908 gene encoding TMV resistance protein N-like, translating into MASASSSSLTRQWKYDVFLSFNSEDRSFASELYDALAKEGINICRDDDIVLNKETAILSKIFTAIENSRFSVIILSKKYAFSDWCLEKLAKIVECKNEIGQTILPVFLDVCPSEVRNKTGKFGEAFELQVEYFEENLEVVKKLRAALIEVSNIPGWTLHQV; encoded by the coding sequence ATGGCAAGCGCTTCTTCTTCGTCGCTTACTCGCCAATGGAAATATGACGTCTTCCTTAGTTTCAATAGTGAGGACAGAAGTTTTGCTTCTGAACTATACGATGCTTTGGCTAAGGAAGGAATCAACATCTGCAGGGATGATGATATAGTACTTAATAAAGAAACAGCGATTTTGTCAAAAATCTTTACAGCAATTGAAAATTCAAGGTTTTCAGTCATCattctttccaaaaaatatgCTTTTTCTGATTGGTGCCTGGAAAAACTTGCAAAGATAGTGGAATGCAAGAATGAGATTGGGCAAACAATTCTTCCTGTTTTCTTAGACGTTTGTCCTTCTGAGGTACGAAACAAGACTGGGAAGTTTGGGGAGGCGTTCGAGTTGCAGGTAGAATATTTTGAGGAGAATTTGGAGGTCGTCAAAAAATTGAGGGCTGCTTTAATAGAAGTCTCCAATATCCCCGGATGGACTTTACATCAGGTGTAa
- the LOC115972909 gene encoding probable mitochondrial-processing peptidase subunit beta, mitochondrial, giving the protein MGVLFGICQVIAASGAVKHEEIVEQVKKLFTKLSSDPTTATQLVAKEPTDFTGSEVRIIDDDIPLAQFAVAFSGASWTDPDSIALMVMQAMLGSWNKSASGGKHMGSELAQKVGINEIAESTMSFNTNYKDTGLFGVYAVAKLDCLDDLAYAIMYETTKVCYRVSEADVTRARNQSSNFCKLCDKGERLNGKILELPEGSERREYIIGDLGYSLLPYLIIPYEGKELPESRAEFNRRHHATQMVAHGALARLKDVENYSRSDVEA; this is encoded by the exons ATGGGTGTTTTATTTGGGATCTGTCAGGTCATTGCTGCTTCTGGAGCTGTGAAGCATGAGGAAATTGTTGAGCaagtaaaaaaattgttcacaaaGTTGTCATCAGATCCCACCACAGCTACTCAGTTAGTTGCAAAAGAACCAACAGATTTTACTGGTTCCGAG GTTAGGATAATTGATGATGATATTCCTTTGGCACAATTCGCGGTTGCTTTTAGCGGAGCATCTTGGACAGATCCAGATTCCATTGCTCTGATGGTCATGCAGGCTATGTTGGGTTCATGGAACAAAAGTGCCAGTGGAGGAAAGCACATGGG TTCTGAGCTTGCACAAAAGGTTGGCATTAATGAAATTGCAGAGAGCACGATGTCTTTTAACACCAATTATAAAGACACTGGTCTATTTGGTGTTTATGCTGTTGCTAAG CTGGATTGCTTGGATGATTTAGCATATGCAATAATGTATGAGACAACCAAGGTATGTTATCGAGTTTCTGAAGCTGACGTAACTCGTGCACGTAATCAG AGTTCAAACTTCTGCAAACTATGTGATAAAGGAGAGAGGTTGAATGGGAAAATTTTAGAGCTCCCTGAAGGATCAGAAAGAAGGGAATACATAATCGGGGATTTAGGCTATTCTTTACTTCCCTATCTTATCATCCCTTATGAAGGGAAAGAACTCCCTGAGTCAAGAGCTGAATTCAATAGGCGGCATCATGCCACTCAGATGGTGGCGCACGGGGCATTGGCAAGATTGAAAGACGTGGAGAATTATTCAAGGAGTGATGTGGAGGCCTGA
- the LOC115972910 gene encoding protein SYM1-like, with protein sequence MDKIAKIEAELQSAEPVKLELQQRAHLDIQQIPTLVSELESLRREYQHYRYGWTIYEIVRYAPQHNWTAYEEALKRNPVLAKMVISGVVYSVGDWIAQCFEGKPLFEFDRIRMFRSGLVGFTLHGSLSHYYYQFCEGTFPFQDWWVVPVKVIFDQTVWAAIWNSIYFTVLGFLRLDSPVSIFNELKATFWPMLTAGWKLWPFAHLITYGVIPVEQRLLWVDCVELIWVTILST encoded by the exons ATGGACAAGATTGCCAAGATAGAAGCTGAACTGCAATCAGCAGAGCCTGTTAAGTTAGAGTTACAGCAGAGGGCTCACTTAGATATTCAGCAGATTCCTACTCTTGTTTCAGAACTTGAGAGCCTCAGACGGGAATACCAGCACTATAGGTAT GGGTGGACAATTTATGAGATAGTGAGATATGCACCTCAACACAACTGGACTGCCTATGAGGAAGCTCTTAAGAGAAACccagttttagcaaaaatggtTATTAGTGGAGTGGTGTACTCTGTAGGGGATTGGATTGCTCAG TGCTTTGAGGGAAAACCTCTCTTTGAGTTTGATAGAATACGGATGTTCAGATCAGGCCTCGTTGGCTTTACTTTACATGGTTCCCTTTCTCATTATTATTACCAGTTCTGCG AAGGAACTTTTCCTTTCCAGGACTGGTGGGTGGTTCCTGTCAAAGTAATCTTTGACCAAACTGTATGGGCGGCAATTTGGAACAGCATTTATTTTACTGTCTTGGGATTTTTGCGACTTGATTCCCCAGTTagtatttttaatgaattgaagGCAACGTTCTGGCCCATGCTGACT GCAGGGTGGAAGCTTTGGCCATTTGCTCATCTTATTACCTACGGTGTGATCCCAGTAGAACAAAGACTTCTTTGGGTGGACTGTGTAGAGCTTATCTGGGTGACAATACTCTCAACGTGA
- the LOC115972899 gene encoding protein PELOTA 1-like has product MNLERSCALIKGQEIKMRYNIIETSIPRKHGPAIAGYESAFLKHVDFDVVRCAVIVSPGFTKDQFHRHLLLEAERRQPRPIIENKSRIVLVHTTSGYKYGCYLFCFWC; this is encoded by the exons ATGAATCTAGAGCGCTCATGTGCTTTGATAAAGGGGCAAGAGATCAAGATGAGATAcaatata ATAGAAACTTCAATTCCTCGGAAACATGGACCTGCTATTGCTGGTTATGAGTCG GCTTTCTTGAAGCATGTTGATTTTGATGTTGTCCGCTGTGCTGTGATTGTAAGTCCTGGTTTCACAAAG GATCAGTTTCATCGTCACTTATTGTTGGAGGCAGAAAGAAGACAGCCGAGACCTATTATCGAGAACAAGTCACGGATAGTTCTTGTGCATACAACATCAGGATACAAGTATGGTTGCTATCTTTTTTGCTTCTGGTGCTAA
- the LOC115972911 gene encoding serine/threonine-protein phosphatase 7 long form homolog — translation MSFVERWRPETHTFHLPHGETMITLQDVEVLLGISIDDEAIVRKTNLTWAAECQTLLGIATNAVVLKGQRILINKLLEKIDQGLLDGAAEVVVHQYARCHILALLADIIFSDKFGDRMHTMWLQMLRDLRNPPQYSWGSACLAWLYRELYRATDRGVSQIGGALLLVQYWAWFKFPFLCPRKDLPPDDAYGPPFAPSPLSIK, via the coding sequence ATGTCCTTCGTTGAGAGATGGCGGCCTGAAACCCACACCTTCCACTTGCCACATGGTGAAACAATGATCACATTACAAGATGTGGAGGTTCTTTTGGGAATTTCAATCGACGATGAGGCAATTGTTCGAAAAACTAACTTGACATGGGCTGCTGAATGTCAGACTTTGCTTGGAATTGCTACTAATGCTGTGGTGCTTAAAGGACAAAGGATCCTAATTAATAAGCTACTAGAAAAAATTGACCAAGGGTTGCTCGATGGTGCAGCAGAGGTGGTTGTGCATCAATATGCACGATGTCATATTCTAGCACTCCTGGCAGACATAATTTTTTCCGACAAGTTTGGCGATAGGATGCATACGATGTGGTTGCAGATGTTGAGGGACCTTCGCAATCCACCTCAATACAGTTGGGGGAGCGCTTGCCTTGCATGGTTGTACAGAGAGTTATACAGGGCAACCGACAGAGGTGTCAGTCAGATTGGTGGGGCTTTGCTACTGGTTCAGTATTGGGCATGGTTCAAATTCCCTTTTTTGTGCCCAAGGAAGGACCTCCCACCAGATGATGCATATGGCCCACCATTTGCACCTTCTCCACTCTCCATTAAGTAA